The following nucleotide sequence is from Ferruginibacter lapsinanis.
CAAATTTTAACTCTAACGGAGTAGTATTTGCTATTGTAAATGTGTTTCCAGTATCTCCCCGCCGCCGACCTGGTTGCTGATAGGCCGAGCATTTTATTGCCCCTGTCAGTGGATTACTACAACCGAATTCTCACAATTTTACTTTAATCTATTTCAATTTAATACAATTGGAAAATAATAATATTATCATTCGAGTTGCTACATCTGACGATTGTAAGTACTCCAAGACAATTACAGACGAAATGGCTGCGTCCGCTCAAGCCAGAGGAACAGGTATTGCAAAACGTTCACCGGAATATATCGATCAAAAAATAAGTGAGGGGAAGGCAGTTATCGCTGTTACTAAAGAGGGTGAATGGGTAGGCTTTTGTTATATCGAAACCTGGGAAGGTGAGTATGTAGCCAATAGCGGGTTAATTGTTGCACCTGCTTACAGAAAAAGCGGCGTTGCAAAATCTATCAAAGAAAAAATATTTGCGTTAAGCAGAGAAAAATATCCAAATGCAAAAATATTCGGACTGACAACCGGGCTTGCGGTGATGAAGATAAATTCAGATCTGGGGTACGAACCGGTAACCTATTCTGAGTTGACACAAGATGAAGCATTTTGGGCAGGTTGTAAAAGCTGCGTTAATTATGATATCTTAATGAGTAAGGGAAGAAAGAACTGTATGTGTACAGCTATGTTGTACGATCCTGCAGATCATTTTGAGCCGGAAGAAACAAAAGAAGATTTCAAAAAGAATTCGAAGATCTACGAACGTTTTATGGAAGTAAAACAAAGCAGGTTTTTGAAAATATTAAAACGTAGACAAAACAGCGGCGGTGGTCCGTCTCCAAAATCTATGTTCAGGCAAATATTTAATTTTTAATAAATGTATGGAACGGGCATTAGCTCTTTAATCAACATCGTTGTGTCACTCACTTGTACGACATACCGGTATTGAACATTTAATTCGTGATTTTAATTAGTGTAATAAAAAAATACTCATGAGCAAAAAAGTTGTATTAGGTTTTAGCGGAGGTTTAGATACTTCGTATTGTGTAAAATATCTTACAGATGAATTAGGATATGAAGTACATTCTGTTATTGTAAATACAGGTGGTTTTAATGAAGAAGAATTGAAACACATCGAACAACATGCTTACAAGCTTGGAGTAAAAACACATACAACAGTAGATGCAGTAGAAAGTTATTACGAGTCGATCATTAAGTATTTGATCTTCGGTAATTGCTTAAAAAATAATACCTATCCATTAAGTGTAAGTGCAGAAAGATTAAGTCAGGCGATGCATATTGCTGAACATGCAAAGAATTTGCAGGCTGAAGCAGTAGTGCATGGAAGTACCGGTGCTGGTAATGACCAGGTTCGTTTTGATATGATATTGAATATTGATGTGCCGGGGATAGAAATTATCACACCAATACGTGATATGAAATTATGCCGTGAAGAAGAAATTGCTTATTTAAAAAGCAAAGGGGTGGAAATGAATTTTGAGAAGTCAATGTATTCAATCAATAAAGGTTTATGGGGCACAAGTGTTGGCGGTAAGGAAACATTGAATAGTAAAGGTATGTTGCCTGAAAGCGCATGGCCCACACAGGTTACAAAATCAGGTAGCGAGGAAGTGAAATTGCATTTTGTAAAGGGGGAATTGAAATCGGTGAATGATAAACATTTTGAACATCCTGCAAGCGCCATACAATATTTACAAACTATTGCTGGTCCTTATGGAGTAGGAAGAGATATACATGTTGGAGATACTATCATTGGGATCAAAGGTCGTGTTGGTTTTGAAGCAGCTGCGCCAATGGTGATCATTAAAGCGCATCATGCATTGGAAAAACATGTGTTGACCAAATGGCAATTGCAATGGAAAGATACTTTATCACAATTCTACGGCAACTGGATGCATGAAGGGCAAATTTTAGATCCTGTGATGAGAGATATTGAAGCGTATTTAGAAAAAAGCCAGCGTAAAGTAACGGGTGATGTATTCGTTCAATTGAATCCATATCATTTCCAGATTATCGGTATTGAAAGTGATAACGACCTGATGAGTGCGAAGTTTGGTAAGTATGGCGAAATGAATACAGGATTCACCGGAGAAGATGTAAGAGGCTTTACGAAAATATTTGGTAACCAGGTTGGAATATATCACAGTGTTTGTGAAACAAATAAAGATAAAAAATGATCAAAGCAGGTATTATAGGGGCAGCAGGTTATACAGGTGGTGAATTAATAAGGTTGCTTATTAATCATCCTGAAGTTGAAATTGCATTTGCACAAAGCGGAAGCAATGCTGGTAATCTATTATCCAAAGTTCATGCTGATCTTGTAGGAGAAACTGATCTGAAATTTTCTGAATCACACAACTATGATGTTGATGTGATTTTCTTTTGTGCCGGTCACGGAGAAGCAAAGAAATTTGTTGCAGCCAATGATATTCCATCTAACATAAAATTAATTGATATCGGCAATGATTTCAGGTTGAATGCCGATGCCGAAATAAATGGAAGAACATTTATTTATGGTCTTCCTGAATTACAAAGAGAAAAAATAAAAACAGCCAATAATATTGCTAATCCCGGTTGTTTCGCAACAGCCATACAAGTTGGTTTATTACCTTTGGCAAAAGCAGGTTTGTTGCCGAAAGAAATTTATACTACAGGCATTACCGGTAGTACAGGAGCCGGGCAATCATTATCCGCTACATCACATTTCAGTTGGAGACAAAATAATATCTCTGCTTACAAAACATTGACGCATCAACATAATGATGAGATACAGCAATCGCTTCATCAGTTGCAAAATGTTTTTCCTGCAGCGCCAAAAGATGGCGGATTAAGTTTCATACCGTGGAGGGGTGATTTTACAAGAGGTATTTTTATCAGCTCGCAATTTAAATGTGAGCTAAGTCTTGAAGAGTTGAATGTGTTGTACTCAGAATATTATAACGAACACCCTTTTACAACTGTGATCAAAGAACCTTTGTTCTTGAAGCAAGTAGTGAATACCAATAAAGCAATTATTCAGTTAGAAAAAGCAGGTTCTACATTGGTAGTGCATTCTGCAATTGATAATTTATTGAAAGGGGCAAGCGGACAAGCGGTACAGAACATGAACCTGATCTTTGGGCTAGAAGAGACTGCTGGATTGAAACTAAAAGCAAATTATTTCTAAAATTATATCGATGAAACTTTTTGATGTATACCCTTTAAATGATATCGTAATTGAAAGGGCAGAGGGTTCCTATGTTTGGGATGATAAAGGACAAAAATACCTTGACCTGTATGGCGGTCATGCGGTAATTAGTATTGGCCATACACATCCGCATTATGTAAAACGATTAGAAGATCAATTGCATAAAGTTGGGTTCTATTCTAACTCAATAAAAATTCCTCTGCAGGTTCAATTAGCAGAGAAATTAGGTACAATAAGTGGCAAAGAAGATTATCAATTGTTTTTGTGCAACTCAGGTGCAGAAGCAAATGAGAATGCATTGAAAGCTGCATCTTTTTACAATGGTAGAAAAAAGATCATTGCATTTACAAAAGCGTTTCACGGACGTACATCTTTGGCGGTAGCTGTTACAGATAATCCGAATATTGTTGCACCGGTGAACCAAACAGATAATGTGGTGTTCTTGCCTTTTAATGATGAAGCTGCATTACAAGCATATTTTGATACAAATGGCAATGAAGTTTGTGCGGTGATCATTGAGGGGATACAAGGTGTAGGTGGTATCAGGGTTGCATCTGATTCGTTCTTACAATTGATAAGAAGTCTATGCGATCAATACAATAGTATATTCATTGCCGATAGTGTTCAATGCGGTTACGGAAGAACAGGGAAATTCTATAGCCATGATCATAGTGGTGTAAATGCCGATATATATACGATGGCAAAAGGAATGGGGAATGGGTTTCCTGTTGCAGGAGTTTCTATCTCACCAAAGATACCTGCCAAACATTTTATGTTGGGTACAACATTCGGAGGTAATCATTTAGCTTGCGCCGCAGCTTTAGCTGTGTTAGAAATTATTGAACAGGATAATTTAATGGCGAACGCAGCAACTGTTGGTAATTATCTGGTTGAAGAGTTGAAAAAATTGCCGAATATAAAAGAAATTAGAGGAAAAGGGTTAATGATAGGGATTGAATTACCTGAAGAACTAAAAGACGTGAAGAAGAATTTGTTATTCAAGCACAAAATATTTACCGGTGAAGCAAAACCAAATGTGATCAGGTTATTACCAGCTTTGAATATTACAAAGGTTGAAGCTGATATATTTTTGAAGGCTTTAAAAAGTGAATTAGTGCTTACTCCCGAAACAGTTTAATTCAGAACAAAAATTAAAATAAAAAAATTGAAAAATTTTATTTCAGTAAAAGATGTTGCCGATATCAATGCATTAGTTGCAAAAGCGATTGCATACAAGGCAAATCCCTTTGCCGATAAAAATTTAGGTGCAGGCAAAAGAATAGGGTTATTATTTTTGAATCCTTCTCTACGTACAAGATTAAGTACACATGTGGCGGCTCAAAACTTAGGACTGGAGCCAATTGTATTCAACGTAGACAAAGACGGCTGGGCGTTGGAATTTGAAGATGGTGCCATCATGAGTGGCAACACAGTTGAACACGTTAAAGATGCAGCGCCGATCCTGGGTAATTATTTCGATATACTATGTATCCGTGCATTTCCAACGTTAAGAAATAAAGAGGAAGATTATAGTGAAGAGGTAATGAAGTCTTTTATTAAATATGCTGGCATCCCAATTGTGAGTTTAGAGAGTGCGACATTGCATCCTTTACAATCGCTTACCGACATTCTTACAATTAAAGAGTGTCTTCCTACAGTTCCCCCTTTAGGGGGCGGAGGGGGAAAACCTAAAGTTGTTTTAACCTGGGCTCCTCACATCAAACCCTTACCTCAATGTGTTCCTAACTCATTTGCAGAATGGGTCAATGCCTGGGGTGAAGCTGAATTTGTGATCACACATCCGGAAGATTATGAACTGGATGAACAATTTACAAAAGGCGCAACCATTACACAAGATCAGGATGCGGCATTGAAAGATGCGGATTTTGTGTATGTAAAAAACTGGAGTACTTATACTGATTACGGAAGAATCTATTGCAACGATCCAAAATGGATGTTGACAGAAGAAAAATTAAAGCTCACTAACAATGCGAAAATTATGCACTGTTTGCCTGTAAGAAGAAATGTGGAATTAAGTGATGAAGTATTGGATAGCGCAAATAGTATCGTAACACAACAGGCATCAAACAGAGTTTGGGCTGCACAAGCTGTATTAGCAGAAATTTTGAAGAATAAATAATGGATAAAGTATTTGTCATAAAGATCGGTGGAAATGTAATAGATAAGGAATCAGCATTGGATTCATTTCTTAAAACATTTGCTGCTGTTGAGGGAAAGAAGATATTAATTCATGGCGGAGGAAAGATCGCAACAAAAATAGGAGAGCAGTTGGGCATTAAATCTAACTACGTAAATGGCAGAAGGATCACAGATGCTGATACCATAGACCTGGTTACGATGGTGTATGGCGGGTTGGTAAATAAAAAAGTTGTTGCAAAATTGCAATCATTGAATTGTAACGCTATTGGCTTGACAGGTGCTGATGCAAATATTATTCCTGCTGTAAAAAGACCGATCACAAAAGATGGGATAGATTTTGGGTTTGTTGGGGACGTTGACAATAAGCAATTGGCAATTGGCAATTTACAATTGTTATTAGATGCAGGTCTTATGCCGATAATTGCACCTCTAACACATGATGGTAAAGGGCAAATGCTGAATACCAACGCAGATACGGTAGCTTCAAGTCTTGCGGTGGCTTTATCTAAAAGCTATGATGTAAGGTTGGTCTATTGTTTTGAAAAGAAAGGGGTGTTGGAAAATGTGGAAGATGAAAACTCGGTCATCACCTTAATTACAAAAGATATTTATCAGCAATTGCTGAATGAGAATAAATTATTCGATGGCATACTGCCTAAAATTGATAATGCTTTTGATGCTATTAACAGTGGCGTAAAAGAAGTATTGATCGGCGATGCAAACGATTTGTTGCAGAACGTAACAAACGAAACAAAAGGAACCTTAATAAAATAGTTATGATTGAAACTTTGTATGCAGATGCATTGGGGTTATTGAAACAACTGATCGCTACGCCTTCTTTTTCTAAAGAAGAAAATGATACGGCAGAGATCATTATAAACTTTTTTGAAAGTCATGGCATTCCATGTCAGAGAGTGGGTAATAATATCTATGCAAAGAATAAATATTATGATGTAAACAAGCCATCAGTGTTGTTAAATTCACATCATGATACAGTTAAACCTAATAAAGGTTATACGTTAGATCCATTTACACCGATAGAGAAAGATGGCAAATTGTTTGGATTGGGTAGCAATGATGCAGGAGGGTGTTTGGTTTCATTGATCGCTACATTTTTGCATTTTTATGATAGAAATGATATCAGTCACAATGTGGTATTTGCAGCCAGTGCAGAAGAAGAGATCAGTGGGGTGAATGGCATTGAACTGGTTTTACCTTTCTTAGGTAATATTGATTTTGGAATTGTTGGGGAACCGACAAAATTAGAAATGGCTGTTGCAGAAAGAGGGCTGATGGTAATTGATTGTACAGCACCCGGCAGGGCAGGGCATGCAGCTCGTAAAGAGGGAGAGAATGCATTGTACAATGCTTTAGATGATATTAACTGGATAAGAAATTATCAGTTTCCAAAGGTTAGTGAGTTGTTGGGTGAATCTCGTTTAACCGTAACAGTTATTGAGACTGAAAACAAACAACACAATGTAGTTCCTTCTACCTGTAAGTTTGTAATTGATGTGAGGGTGAATGAACTGTACAGCTTCGAAGAAATTTTAGAAGCATTAAAAGCTAACCTGAAAAGTACTTTCAAGCCACGTACAACAAGAATGAAATCGACCTCTATTGCGTTGGATCATCCTCTGGTTAAAGCGGGTATTGCTCTAGGTAAAGGATACTACGGCTCACCAACTACGTCTGATAAGGCTTTGATGCCTTTTTCGACATTGAAGATGGGACCTGGAGATAGCGCAAGAAGCCATACTGCAGATGAATTTATTTATCTGGATGAAATTAAGGATGGTATCGCTACTTATATTAAAATGGTTGAACAAATAGTTTAGTAATTAAGAGTTAAGAATTAAGAATTATGAGTTTAATAAACTCGAATCTTTTTTCAATAACTCTTAACTCATAATTCTTAACTCTTAACTCATATGAAGCTCTGGCAAAAAGATAAAGTATCTCTGAAAGAAGTAGAAAAATTTACTGTTGGCAACGATAGGGATCTGGATATTTATTTAGCACCGTTTGATGTGTTAGGTTCTTTGGCGCATACCCAGATGCTGGAGTCTATAGGCTTGTTGACGAAAGATGAATTAACGCAATTACAAGCAGAGCTTAAAAATATTTACCAATTAACCACGAAACCTGATTTTAAATTAGAAGATGGTGTAGAAGATATCCATTCACAAGTTGAATTGATGTTGACGCAGAAGTTAGGGGATATTGGTAAAAAGATTCACAGTGCAAGAAGCAGAAACGATCAGGTTTTAGTTGACTTAAAATTATTTTTAAGAAGTGAAATTGAAAAATTAGTTGGCAATACGAAAGAATTATTTGATCTATTAATTACCCAAAGCGAAAAATATAAAGGCGATCTATTACCTGGCTATACGCATTTACAATTAGCCATGCCTTCATCTTTTGGATTATGGTTTGGGGCGTATGCAGAAAGTCTGGTAGACGATCTGATCACTGTGCAAGCTGCTTACGAAGTAGTAAACAAAAACCCTTTAGGCTCTGCAGCTGGCTATGGCTCTTCGTTTCCGATCAACAGAACAATGACAACTGAGTTGTTGGGCTTTGATAGTTTAAATCACAATGTGGTGTATGCACAAATGGGTAGAGGTAAAACAGAAAGAATTGTTGCTGCTGCCATTGCAAATATTGCAGCTACGCTTTCTAAATTAAGTATGGATGCATGTTTATACTTAAATCAAAATTTTGCATTCATTTCTTTTCCTGATGAATTGACTACAGGCAGCAGCATTATGCCACACAAAAAAAATCCGGATGTATTTGAATTGATACGTTCTCATTGCAATAGAATACAAGCATTACCAAATGAGATCATGATGCAGACAACTAATTTGCCTTCCGGTTATTTCAGAGACTTGCAATTATTGAAAGAACATATTATTCCTGCATTTCAAAATTTGAATGATTGTATTCAAATGGCAGGTTTGATGTTGAGTAATATTCAAGTGAATAAAGATCTGCTGAAAGATGAAAAATATAAATATCTCTTTAGTGTTGAAGAAGTAAATAAATTGGTGTTGCAAGGTGTGCCTTTCAGAGATGCTTATAAACAAGTTGGTCTTTCGATCGAAAAAGGTGACTTTACTTATACTCCTGAAGTGAATCACACACATGAAGGGACGATTGGGAATTTGCAGAATGCTCAAATTCAGCAAAAAATGGATATAATTGTAAGTAGGTTCAATTTTAAGAAGATCAGGGAAGCCTTTGCCAACTTATTAAGTTAATAAAATCCTTAATATTTGAAAGCCCTTTTTGGGGCTTTTTATTTTCCCTTATCTTTACCCAATATAGCTTTCACGGCAAAACATCTACAAAGATGCCCATTGGCATGTAGATGAAAGGATTGCGATGGAACGATGATGCCATGAAATACTATCGTTGGTATTAAAAGAAAAATAAAAATGAGTCAAAAAAAACGCATAGCAATATTTGGTTCCACCGGTTCAATAGGTACACAATCATTAGAAGTGATCCGTGCTAATCCTGAATTATTTGAGGTAGAGATATTAACTGCACAAACAAAAGATGAATTGCTGGTTGCGCAAGCTTTGGAATTTAAACCGAATGCTGTTGTGATCGGAGACGAAACAAAATACCAGAAAGTAAAGGATGCATTAGCAGGTACAGATACAAAAGTTTTTGCAGGCGAAGATGCTTTGGAAGAAGCTGCGGATTTTGATACCTACGATTTTATGATGGCTGGTATTGTTGGTTTTGCAGGGTTAAAACCTACATTAAAAGCGGCACAGAAAGGGAAGGCGATTGGTTTGGCAAATAAAGAAACATTGGTGGTGGCAGGAGATATTGTAATGCAAACTGCTGTTGAAAATCGTTCGCCAATTATTCCTGTTGATAGCGAACACTCTGCTATTTTTCAATGTTTGGTTGGTGAAGGACGAAATGCCATTGAGAAAATTATATTGACAGCAAGTGGTGGCCCTTTCTTTGGGAAGAAGCCTAATTTTTTGGTGAATGTAAAAAGAGATCATGCATTGCAACATCCAAACTGGAATATGGGGGCAAAAATTTCTGTTGATTCTGCCACATTGATGAACAAAGGGTTGGAGATGATAGAAGCAAAATGGTTGTTTAATTTAAAGCCCGAACAAATACAGGTAGTGATTCATCCGCAAAGTATTATTCATAGTATGGTACAGTTTGAGGATGGCAGTATAAAAGCTCAAATGGGATTGCCGGATATGAAATTGCCGATACAATATGCAATGACTTTCCCCCAACGTATAAAGAATGATTTCCCTCGATTTGAGTTTCGCAGGTTTGCCAACCTTAGTTTTGAGGAGCCTGATGTTAAAACTTTCAGAAATTTAGCATTGGCGACAGAGGCCTTATTTAAGGGAGGAAATATGCCTTGCATATTAAACGCTGCTAATGAGATTGCCGTGTGGGCCTTTCTACGCAACCGTATTGGCTTTTTAGATATCACTGCCGTTGTGGAAAAAACTATCCAAAACACTGCATTTATCGAATCTCCAACACTTGAAGAATATTTTGAAAGCGATGGGGAAGCCCGTAATTTTGCGGCTTCGCTGATCAAGTTGTAAAACCGCCCCCATCCCCTAAAGGGGGTGTAAAGGCAGAGACTTTACATGCGTCTTTTCAAAAGCGATAGCAAGAAAACTTTAAATTAACAATCACAACTCCCCTTTAGGGGATGGGGGCAACAAATATGACATTATTAGCAATCAATTGGGGCAACGTAGGAATACAGGTTTTCTATCTGATCCTGTCTTTATCAATATTAGTGATCCTGCATGAATTCGGACATTATATCACCGCCAAATGGTTTGGCTGCAGGGTAGAAAAATTTTATCTGTTCTTTAATCCTTGGTTTTCTTTAGTTAAAAAGAAAGTAGGTGAAACAGAATATGGTATTGGTTGGTTACCCTTAGGCGGCTATGTAAAAATTGCCGGCATGATTGATGAAAGTATGGATAAAGAAGCAATGAAATTGCCACCTCAATCATATGAATTCAGAAGTAAGCCGGCCTGGCAACGTTTGATCATTATGTTGGGAGGTATTATTGTAAATATCTTATTGGCATTTTTTATTTACGCAATGGTATTATTTGTTTGGGGAGAAACCAAGGTGCCTAATGCTTCTGTAAAAAATGGTATTTGGGTACAGGATAGTGTGTTATATGAATTAAGTCTTCGTAACGGAGATAAAATATTGGCAGTGGATGGCAAGCCGATGGAATTTTTTGATGAGATCCAGGCGAAATTATTATTGAGTAAAAATATTACGATAGAAAGAAATGGTGTGCAAAGCAATATAACAATGCCTCATAATTTTATTGAGCGTTTGGTAGAAAATAAAAAGAAAACGGGGATGTTATTAATGCAGCGTATTCCTCCGTATGTGGGGGCTTATGATGCAAAAGATTCTTCCAACGGGAAAAAAGCCGGCTTGCAGGAAATGGATAAAATTATTGCGATAGATTCTTTGCCTGTAGCTTTCTATGATGAGATGCCTGTGATTCTTGCGAGCAGAAAGAATCAAAAAGTAAACTTAAGTGTTGATAGAAAAGGTACGTTGATCAATGTACAGGCAAATGTAAATGAGGATGGAAAAATAGGATTACCTTTTTTAACATTGGAGCAGTTTGATAGTTTGGGTGTATTTAAATTAGATAAAAAGAAATACGGTCTATTAGAAGCAATACCTGCAGGCATTTCAATGGCAATGGGAAAATTAAAATTTTATATTGATCAGTTTAAATTGATATTAAGTCCTAGTACCGGAGCCTATAAAGGCTTAGGTGGTTTTAAATCTATGGGATCTATCTTTCCTACACAATGGGGAGAATGGGAGTCCTTCTGGAGAATCACCGGGTTCTTATCTATTGTATTGGCATTTATGAATTTATTACCAATACCGGCACTAGATGGAGGACATGTAGTATTTACTCTTGTAGAAATGATCACGGGCAGAAAACCGAGTGAAAAATTTTTAGAGTATGCTCAAATTGTTGGCATGATTCTATTGTTAGGTTTAATGCTCTTCGCCAATGGCAATGATTGGTTTGGTTGGGGGAGAGGAAAATAAATAATTTGAAGATTTGGAAATTTGATGATTTGGAAATGAGCATTCTTAATTTCGAAAGCTATCCATCTTCAAATCATCAAATTTCCAAATCTTCAAATCAACCCGGGGCTGACCGGTTTTGACAGCATAGTTCTTTGTAAGTGTAAGCATGTAGTGCGTTGGATAATTAGCACTTTAATCTGAATATTCAAAATTTCAAATGGCAATACTTCGTATGCCATGGCTGCTTAATCGATAGATTAGCATCCATTAGGGCCGCCGGGCAGGTTTACCTGTTACCAAGCTCCGCCGCCGACTCAAAAAGAAAACGGGTTGCTGCAATGGAATGAAGTGCCCATTGTTTAAGACTATTCTTCTACGGATAAGGTTGGTGTGTGTTGCTCCTGCTTTTTCCCGACAACTAATGCAACAATAAACATGTAGAAAGCTTATGACGAATGTGTTTGGACCAGGGTTCGACTCCCTGCAGCTCCACTTAAAAAATCGTAATTAATTTGAATTAATTACGATTTTTTATTTAGCCTACTTTTAAAGAAAACAGCCAAGTTTCAGAATCAATACTTATAGTTCTGATGATTTTTGACAACTGTGCTGGAATGATCCCAATTTTTTGGAATAAATTCTCTTCTTGTTTCACATAGCTTCTCAGGGTTATAT
It contains:
- the argH gene encoding argininosuccinate lyase gives rise to the protein MKLWQKDKVSLKEVEKFTVGNDRDLDIYLAPFDVLGSLAHTQMLESIGLLTKDELTQLQAELKNIYQLTTKPDFKLEDGVEDIHSQVELMLTQKLGDIGKKIHSARSRNDQVLVDLKLFLRSEIEKLVGNTKELFDLLITQSEKYKGDLLPGYTHLQLAMPSSFGLWFGAYAESLVDDLITVQAAYEVVNKNPLGSAAGYGSSFPINRTMTTELLGFDSLNHNVVYAQMGRGKTERIVAAAIANIAATLSKLSMDACLYLNQNFAFISFPDELTTGSSIMPHKKNPDVFELIRSHCNRIQALPNEIMMQTTNLPSGYFRDLQLLKEHIIPAFQNLNDCIQMAGLMLSNIQVNKDLLKDEKYKYLFSVEEVNKLVLQGVPFRDAYKQVGLSIEKGDFTYTPEVNHTHEGTIGNLQNAQIQQKMDIIVSRFNFKKIREAFANLLS
- the argB gene encoding acetylglutamate kinase — translated: MDKVFVIKIGGNVIDKESALDSFLKTFAAVEGKKILIHGGGKIATKIGEQLGIKSNYVNGRRITDADTIDLVTMVYGGLVNKKVVAKLQSLNCNAIGLTGADANIIPAVKRPITKDGIDFGFVGDVDNKQLAIGNLQLLLDAGLMPIIAPLTHDGKGQMLNTNADTVASSLAVALSKSYDVRLVYCFEKKGVLENVEDENSVITLITKDIYQQLLNENKLFDGILPKIDNAFDAINSGVKEVLIGDANDLLQNVTNETKGTLIK
- a CDS encoding aspartate aminotransferase family protein, translated to MKLFDVYPLNDIVIERAEGSYVWDDKGQKYLDLYGGHAVISIGHTHPHYVKRLEDQLHKVGFYSNSIKIPLQVQLAEKLGTISGKEDYQLFLCNSGAEANENALKAASFYNGRKKIIAFTKAFHGRTSLAVAVTDNPNIVAPVNQTDNVVFLPFNDEAALQAYFDTNGNEVCAVIIEGIQGVGGIRVASDSFLQLIRSLCDQYNSIFIADSVQCGYGRTGKFYSHDHSGVNADIYTMAKGMGNGFPVAGVSISPKIPAKHFMLGTTFGGNHLACAAALAVLEIIEQDNLMANAATVGNYLVEELKKLPNIKEIRGKGLMIGIELPEELKDVKKNLLFKHKIFTGEAKPNVIRLLPALNITKVEADIFLKALKSELVLTPETV
- a CDS encoding M20 family metallo-hydrolase — encoded protein: MIETLYADALGLLKQLIATPSFSKEENDTAEIIINFFESHGIPCQRVGNNIYAKNKYYDVNKPSVLLNSHHDTVKPNKGYTLDPFTPIEKDGKLFGLGSNDAGGCLVSLIATFLHFYDRNDISHNVVFAASAEEEISGVNGIELVLPFLGNIDFGIVGEPTKLEMAVAERGLMVIDCTAPGRAGHAARKEGENALYNALDDINWIRNYQFPKVSELLGESRLTVTVIETENKQHNVVPSTCKFVIDVRVNELYSFEEILEALKANLKSTFKPRTTRMKSTSIALDHPLVKAGIALGKGYYGSPTTSDKALMPFSTLKMGPGDSARSHTADEFIYLDEIKDGIATYIKMVEQIV
- a CDS encoding N-acetylornithine carbamoyltransferase — translated: MKNFISVKDVADINALVAKAIAYKANPFADKNLGAGKRIGLLFLNPSLRTRLSTHVAAQNLGLEPIVFNVDKDGWALEFEDGAIMSGNTVEHVKDAAPILGNYFDILCIRAFPTLRNKEEDYSEEVMKSFIKYAGIPIVSLESATLHPLQSLTDILTIKECLPTVPPLGGGGGKPKVVLTWAPHIKPLPQCVPNSFAEWVNAWGEAEFVITHPEDYELDEQFTKGATITQDQDAALKDADFVYVKNWSTYTDYGRIYCNDPKWMLTEEKLKLTNNAKIMHCLPVRRNVELSDEVLDSANSIVTQQASNRVWAAQAVLAEILKNK
- the argC gene encoding N-acetyl-gamma-glutamyl-phosphate reductase, with protein sequence MIKAGIIGAAGYTGGELIRLLINHPEVEIAFAQSGSNAGNLLSKVHADLVGETDLKFSESHNYDVDVIFFCAGHGEAKKFVAANDIPSNIKLIDIGNDFRLNADAEINGRTFIYGLPELQREKIKTANNIANPGCFATAIQVGLLPLAKAGLLPKEIYTTGITGSTGAGQSLSATSHFSWRQNNISAYKTLTHQHNDEIQQSLHQLQNVFPAAPKDGGLSFIPWRGDFTRGIFISSQFKCELSLEELNVLYSEYYNEHPFTTVIKEPLFLKQVVNTNKAIIQLEKAGSTLVVHSAIDNLLKGASGQAVQNMNLIFGLEETAGLKLKANYF
- the argG gene encoding argininosuccinate synthase, translated to MSKKVVLGFSGGLDTSYCVKYLTDELGYEVHSVIVNTGGFNEEELKHIEQHAYKLGVKTHTTVDAVESYYESIIKYLIFGNCLKNNTYPLSVSAERLSQAMHIAEHAKNLQAEAVVHGSTGAGNDQVRFDMILNIDVPGIEIITPIRDMKLCREEEIAYLKSKGVEMNFEKSMYSINKGLWGTSVGGKETLNSKGMLPESAWPTQVTKSGSEEVKLHFVKGELKSVNDKHFEHPASAIQYLQTIAGPYGVGRDIHVGDTIIGIKGRVGFEAAAPMVIIKAHHALEKHVLTKWQLQWKDTLSQFYGNWMHEGQILDPVMRDIEAYLEKSQRKVTGDVFVQLNPYHFQIIGIESDNDLMSAKFGKYGEMNTGFTGEDVRGFTKIFGNQVGIYHSVCETNKDKK
- a CDS encoding 1-deoxy-D-xylulose-5-phosphate reductoisomerase → MSQKKRIAIFGSTGSIGTQSLEVIRANPELFEVEILTAQTKDELLVAQALEFKPNAVVIGDETKYQKVKDALAGTDTKVFAGEDALEEAADFDTYDFMMAGIVGFAGLKPTLKAAQKGKAIGLANKETLVVAGDIVMQTAVENRSPIIPVDSEHSAIFQCLVGEGRNAIEKIILTASGGPFFGKKPNFLVNVKRDHALQHPNWNMGAKISVDSATLMNKGLEMIEAKWLFNLKPEQIQVVIHPQSIIHSMVQFEDGSIKAQMGLPDMKLPIQYAMTFPQRIKNDFPRFEFRRFANLSFEEPDVKTFRNLALATEALFKGGNMPCILNAANEIAVWAFLRNRIGFLDITAVVEKTIQNTAFIESPTLEEYFESDGEARNFAASLIKL
- a CDS encoding GNAT family N-acetyltransferase; this encodes MAASAQARGTGIAKRSPEYIDQKISEGKAVIAVTKEGEWVGFCYIETWEGEYVANSGLIVAPAYRKSGVAKSIKEKIFALSREKYPNAKIFGLTTGLAVMKINSDLGYEPVTYSELTQDEAFWAGCKSCVNYDILMSKGRKNCMCTAMLYDPADHFEPEETKEDFKKNSKIYERFMEVKQSRFLKILKRRQNSGGGPSPKSMFRQIFNF